A region of Bacillus cabrialesii DNA encodes the following proteins:
- a CDS encoding SE1561 family protein, which yields MGNAVNNKDQQIDYLKNRLDMFMNVIDSLDPEATDVEDIDRLISMLDDLEAKYERFKKDWE from the coding sequence ATGGGGAACGCCGTAAACAATAAGGATCAGCAGATTGATTATTTAAAGAACAGACTTGACATGTTTATGAACGTCATCGATTCATTAGACCCTGAAGCAACCGACGTTGAAGATATAGATAGGCTGATCAGCATGCTGGATGACCTGGAAGCCAAATACGAACGCTTTAAAAAAGACTGGGAATAA
- the pdaA gene encoding delta-lactam-biosynthetic de-N-acetylase: protein MKWMCAICCAAVLLAGGAAQAKAVPNEPINWGFKRSVNHQPPDAGKQLNSLIEKYDAFYLGNTKEKTIYLTFDNGYENGYTPKVLDVLKKHRVTGTFFVTGHFIKDQPELIKRMSDEGHIIGNHSFHHPDLTTKTADQIQDELDSVNEEVYKITGKQDNLYLRPPRGVFSEYVLKETKRLGYQTVFWSVAFVDWKINNQKGKKYAYDHMIKQAHPGAIYLLHTVSRDNAEALDDAIADLKKQGYTFKSIDDLMFEKEMKLPSL from the coding sequence ATGAAATGGATGTGTGCAATATGCTGCGCAGCCGTCTTGCTTGCCGGAGGCGCGGCGCAGGCGAAAGCGGTGCCGAATGAGCCGATCAACTGGGGCTTTAAACGAAGTGTCAATCATCAGCCGCCTGATGCCGGGAAGCAGCTGAACAGTTTAATTGAAAAATATGACGCGTTTTATTTAGGAAATACGAAAGAAAAAACGATTTACTTAACGTTTGATAACGGCTATGAAAATGGCTATACGCCCAAAGTGCTTGATGTCTTAAAAAAACATCGCGTAACAGGAACATTTTTTGTGACAGGGCATTTCATAAAGGATCAGCCTGAGCTGATCAAGCGTATGTCAGATGAAGGCCATATTATCGGCAACCATTCCTTTCACCATCCGGATTTGACGACAAAAACAGCTGACCAAATCCAAGACGAACTTGATTCCGTCAATGAAGAGGTCTATAAAATTACGGGAAAGCAGGACAACCTGTATCTGCGCCCGCCGCGCGGCGTGTTCAGTGAGTATGTGCTGAAAGAAACGAAACGCCTCGGCTATCAAACCGTTTTCTGGTCGGTCGCTTTTGTTGATTGGAAAATCAATAACCAAAAAGGGAAGAAATATGCCTACGATCATATGATCAAGCAGGCGCATCCAGGAGCCATTTACCTGCTTCACACCGTATCGAGGGACAATGCCGAAGCGCTGGATGATGCGATTGCAGACCTGAAAAAACAAGGCTACACCTTTAAAAGCATTGATGATTTGATGTTTGAGAAAGAAATGAAGCTGCCGTCTTTATAA